In Vicinamibacterales bacterium, the genomic window AGAACACCGGCGCGGCAAACAGCAGGGCGTCGATGCGATCGAGCACGCCGCCGTGTCCGGGGATCAGCGAGCCGCTGTCTTTCATCTCGGCGGCCCGCTTCAGCATCGACTCGAACAGGTCGCCGATGATGCCGGCCATGACGATGCCGGCGCCGAGCGCGGCCAGCCAGATCGGCGAGGCGACGGGCAGCCAGTACGAACCGGCCACGGCCAGGAAGATCGGCGCCGCGATGAAGCCGCCCAGCGCGCCCTCGCGGGTCTTCTTCGGGCTGCGCACCGGCGCCAGCGGCGTGCGGCCGAAGGCGCGGCCCGAGTAGTACTGCGCGGTGTCGCTGACCGCCACCGTCGCAATCAGCAACAGCACCGCCTCGCGTCCCGCCATGGCGTGCACGCCGACCAGCGATCCGAGGGGCAGGCCGAGATAGACCGGCGCCAGCAGCGCCGCCGCGGTATCGGCCAGGATCGGCGTCCCGACGCGATCCGAGATCAACACGTTGAGGGCGATGAGAAGAAGCGCGGCGGCGAGCACCGACTCGATGTCCACCCACTGGAACGGCACCATCGCGCAGGCCAGCAGCGTGGCCAGCAGGGTGGTCCAGAACGGCACCCTGGCGCCGATGGCATCGACGATCTTCTCGTACTCGGTGAAGGCCAGCGCCGCCACCACGAGGGCGACGCCCAGCATGGCAATGGGGCTGAGGAACCAGATCAGGGCCAGCGTCACGGCGATCAGGACCACGCCGCTCAGTAAACGGGTCATACGGGGCTTACTTCACACCGGCGGCGACGGATGGGGCAATGCCGCCGAAGCGGCGGTCGCGCTTCTGGTAGGCGAGCACGCCCTCGAGCAGGTGGCGGCAGCGGAAGTCGGGCCATAGCGTATCGGTCACCCAGATCTCGGCATAGGCAATCTGCCACAGCAGGAAGTTGCTCACCCGCATCTCGCCGCTCGTGCGAATCAACAGATCGGGATCCGGCTGGCCCGCCGTGTAGAGAAAACTCGCGAAGCGATCCTCGTCCAGGTCCTGCGGATCGAGGCCCGAGGCCATGGCGCGCCGCGCCGCATCGACAATCTCCGTGCGGCCGCCGTAGTTGAGCGCGATGTTGAAGAGCATTCCGGTGTTGGTCGCGGTCTTGCGTTCGGCGGCCACCAGTTCCTCGAGCACGTCCGGCGCCAGCGACTCGGTGCGGCCAATCACCTTGAAGCGGATGTTGTTGCGCAGCAGCGTGGACAGCTCCAGCCGCAGGTAGCGCTTGAGCAGCATCATCAGCGTGCTGACTTCGGTCACCGGCCGCTTCCAGTTCTCGACCGAGAACGCGTACAGGGTCAGGACGTCCAGTCCCAGGCGCGCGGAGGCCTCGACCACGTCGCGCACCGAGTCGATGCCGGCGCGGTGGCCTTCGAC contains:
- a CDS encoding phosphatidate cytidylyltransferase translates to MTRLLSGVVLIAVTLALIWFLSPIAMLGVALVVAALAFTEYEKIVDAIGARVPFWTTLLATLLACAMVPFQWVDIESVLAAALLLIALNVLISDRVGTPILADTAAALLAPVYLGLPLGSLVGVHAMAGREAVLLLIATVAVSDTAQYYSGRAFGRTPLAPVRSPKKTREGALGGFIAAPIFLAVAGSYWLPVASPIWLAALGAGIVMAGIIGDLFESMLKRAAEMKDSGSLIPGHGGVLDRIDALLFAAPVFYFFLRAL
- a CDS encoding isoprenyl transferase, with amino-acid sequence MSLDQLLEWIPTGGPEEALARQIEMDRLPRHVAIIMDGNGRWAGQRHLPRVEGHRAGIDSVRDVVEASARLGLDVLTLYAFSVENWKRPVTEVSTLMMLLKRYLRLELSTLLRNNIRFKVIGRTESLAPDVLEELVAAERKTATNTGMLFNIALNYGGRTEIVDAARRAMASGLDPQDLDEDRFASFLYTAGQPDPDLLIRTSGEMRVSNFLLWQIAYAEIWVTDTLWPDFRCRHLLEGVLAYQKRDRRFGGIAPSVAAGVK